Proteins encoded within one genomic window of Micromonospora halotolerans:
- a CDS encoding carbohydrate ABC transporter permease: MKKIALNGAGLLVALFAAFPVYWMVATSLKPNKEIFAATPRPVPAEPTLEHYREILTGNLIPGVSFTDFFLNSALVAVATVVLSGLVALLAATAVARFRFKLRTTFLILLLVVQMIPLEALVIPLFLMIQRLGLYNTLPSLILTYLGFSLPFAVWMLRGFVAAVPKELEEAAAIDGASRAQTFRKVLFPLVAPGLVATSIFSFITAWNELIFALTFINDQHRYTLPVAMTFFFGRDDTAWGSVMAASTLFTLPVIVFFLLVQRRMVSGLVAGAVKG; the protein is encoded by the coding sequence GTGAAGAAGATCGCCCTCAACGGCGCCGGCCTGCTGGTCGCGCTCTTCGCGGCCTTCCCGGTCTACTGGATGGTCGCCACCTCGCTGAAGCCCAACAAGGAGATCTTCGCGGCCACGCCGCGCCCGGTGCCGGCGGAGCCGACCCTGGAGCACTACCGGGAGATCCTCACCGGCAACCTCATCCCGGGCGTCTCCTTCACGGACTTCTTCCTCAACAGTGCCCTGGTCGCGGTGGCCACCGTGGTGCTGAGCGGGCTCGTCGCACTGCTCGCCGCGACCGCGGTGGCCCGGTTCCGCTTCAAGCTGCGCACCACCTTCCTGATCCTGCTGCTGGTGGTGCAGATGATCCCGCTGGAGGCGCTGGTCATCCCGCTGTTCCTGATGATCCAGCGGCTCGGGCTCTACAACACCCTGCCCAGCCTGATCCTGACCTACCTCGGCTTCTCGCTGCCGTTCGCGGTCTGGATGCTGCGCGGCTTCGTGGCCGCGGTGCCCAAGGAGCTGGAGGAGGCCGCGGCGATCGACGGGGCCAGCCGGGCCCAGACGTTCCGCAAGGTGCTCTTCCCGCTGGTCGCTCCCGGCCTCGTGGCGACCAGCATCTTCTCCTTCATCACCGCCTGGAACGAGCTGATCTTCGCGTTGACGTTCATCAACGACCAGCACCGGTACACGCTGCCGGTGGCCATGACGTTCTTCTTCGGGCGGGACGACACCGCCTGGGGTTCGGTGATGGCCGCCTCGACGCTGTTCACCCTGCCGGTGATCGTCTTCTTCCTGCTGGTCCAGCGCCGGATGGTCTCCGGCCTCGTCGCCGGCGCGGTCAAGGGCTGA
- a CDS encoding MOSC domain-containing protein has product MTGRLAAVNIGGVTEAEWAGDPSGRSGIDKRPVDGRVEIRLAGVTGDFIGERAHHGGPDQAVYSYAEEDAGWWAGELGRALRPGAFGENLTTWAVDVTGAVIGECWAVGSAVLQVTKPRTPCATFAGFWGVPDLIKRFTVHGAPGAYLRVLREGEVGAGDPVEVVDRPAHGVTIGEVFRATTLEPELLPRLLDVPELPESVRAKVRRRLGVAAG; this is encoded by the coding sequence ATGACGGGCAGGCTGGCGGCGGTGAACATCGGCGGGGTGACCGAGGCGGAGTGGGCGGGCGACCCGAGCGGTCGCAGCGGCATCGACAAGCGGCCGGTCGACGGCCGCGTGGAGATCCGCCTCGCCGGCGTCACCGGTGACTTCATCGGCGAGCGGGCCCACCACGGCGGCCCCGACCAGGCGGTCTACTCCTACGCCGAGGAGGACGCCGGCTGGTGGGCCGGCGAGCTGGGCCGGGCGCTGCGGCCGGGCGCCTTCGGCGAGAACCTCACCACCTGGGCGGTGGACGTCACCGGGGCGGTGATCGGCGAGTGCTGGGCGGTCGGCTCGGCCGTCCTCCAGGTCACCAAGCCACGCACCCCGTGCGCCACCTTCGCCGGGTTCTGGGGTGTGCCCGACCTGATCAAGCGGTTCACCGTCCACGGCGCGCCCGGGGCGTACCTGCGGGTGCTGCGCGAGGGCGAGGTGGGCGCCGGCGATCCCGTCGAGGTGGTCGACCGGCCCGCGCACGGGGTGACGATCGGCGAGGTGTTCCGGGCGACCACCCTGGAGCCGGAGCTGCTGCCGCGCCTGCTCGACGTGCCGGAGCTGCCCGAGTCGGTGCGGGCCAAGGTCCGCCGCCGCCTCGGCGTCGCCGCCGGCTGA
- a CDS encoding enoyl-CoA hydratase-related protein: MTSPDALVRVATARGVTTLTLDSPHNRNALSTPLMTELLAGLAAAVADDAVRAIVLDHTGPVFCSGADLKETAAAYASGSVPAGMLGDVLVAVRECPKPVLARVAGPARAGGLGLIAAADLAVCAEEATFAFTEVRIGVIPAVISATVLPRLHPRAAAELYLTGDTFDGRRAAEIGLVTAAVPADALDDAVARYRASLVKGAPKALAGTKELLRRPAATDLRAEIAELATLSTGYFLSEEGREGVLAFREKRPAAWVPAGD; the protein is encoded by the coding sequence ATGACCTCTCCGGACGCTCTCGTGCGGGTCGCCACGGCCCGTGGGGTGACCACCCTCACCCTGGACAGCCCGCACAACCGCAACGCGCTCTCCACCCCGCTGATGACCGAGCTGCTGGCCGGGCTGGCCGCGGCGGTCGCCGACGACGCGGTCCGGGCCATCGTGCTGGACCACACCGGCCCGGTGTTCTGCTCCGGGGCCGACCTGAAGGAGACCGCCGCCGCGTACGCCAGCGGGAGCGTGCCGGCCGGAATGCTGGGCGACGTGCTGGTCGCGGTGCGGGAGTGCCCGAAGCCGGTGCTGGCGAGGGTGGCCGGGCCGGCGCGGGCCGGCGGGCTGGGCCTGATCGCCGCCGCGGACCTGGCGGTCTGCGCCGAGGAGGCGACGTTCGCTTTCACCGAGGTCCGGATCGGGGTGATCCCGGCGGTGATCTCGGCGACCGTGCTGCCCCGGCTGCACCCCCGGGCCGCCGCCGAGCTGTACCTGACCGGCGACACCTTCGACGGCCGGCGGGCCGCCGAGATCGGCCTGGTCACCGCCGCCGTGCCGGCGGACGCGCTGGACGACGCCGTGGCGCGCTACCGCGCCTCGCTCGTGAAGGGCGCGCCGAAGGCGCTCGCCGGCACCAAGGAGCTGCTGCGCCGGCCGGCCGCCACCGACCTGCGGGCCGAGATCGCCGAGTTGGCCACGCTCTCCACGGGGTACTTCCTGTCCGAGGAGGGCCGGGAGGGCGTCCTCGCGTTCCGGGAGAAGCGGCCCGCGGCCTGGGTGCCCGCCGGAGACTGA
- a CDS encoding 16S rRNA (uracil(1498)-N(3))-methyltransferase, which translates to MSAPLFLVEALPTGDTLTLDGPEGHHAATVQRLRVGEELLLADGRGGTAGAVVTAVGKGTLDLRVTSRGYEDASVPRLVVVQGIAKGDRGELAVQAMTEVGVDEIVPWAASRSVTQWRGERGVRAREKWAATAREAAKQARRPWLPVVAGTPDESTTTVARRISGAAAAFVLHEEADERLTTGALPDTGEIVLVVGPEGGIAPTELSAFREAGARAVRLGPSVLRTSTAGVAALSVLSTRLGRW; encoded by the coding sequence GTGTCGGCGCCGCTGTTCCTGGTCGAGGCGCTGCCCACCGGTGACACGCTGACGCTGGACGGCCCCGAGGGGCACCACGCGGCCACCGTGCAGCGGCTGCGCGTCGGCGAGGAGCTGCTGCTCGCCGACGGGCGGGGCGGCACGGCCGGCGCCGTGGTCACGGCCGTCGGCAAGGGCACCCTCGACCTCCGGGTCACCTCCCGCGGGTACGAGGACGCGTCCGTCCCCCGGCTGGTCGTGGTGCAGGGCATCGCCAAGGGTGACCGGGGCGAGCTGGCCGTGCAGGCGATGACCGAGGTCGGCGTGGACGAGATCGTCCCGTGGGCGGCGTCCCGCTCGGTGACCCAGTGGCGCGGCGAGCGGGGCGTACGCGCCCGGGAGAAGTGGGCGGCCACCGCCCGGGAGGCCGCCAAGCAGGCCCGCCGCCCGTGGCTGCCGGTGGTGGCCGGCACGCCCGACGAGTCCACCACCACGGTGGCCCGGCGGATCTCCGGCGCGGCCGCCGCGTTCGTCCTGCATGAGGAGGCCGACGAGCGGCTGACCACGGGCGCCCTGCCCGACACCGGCGAGATCGTCCTGGTGGTCGGCCCCGAGGGCGGCATCGCCCCCACCGAGCTGTCGGCGTTCCGCGAAGCCGGCGCCCGTGCCGTGCGGCTCGGCCCCTCGGTGCTGCGCACGTCGACGGCCGGCGTGGCCGCGCTCAGCGTGCTGTCCACCCGCCTCGGTCGCTGGTAG
- the dnaJ gene encoding molecular chaperone DnaJ — protein sequence MARDYYGILGVSRDASDDEIKRAYRKLARQFHPDVNPDPEAQEKFKDINAAYEVLSDDRKRQIVDLGGDPLAPGGGGAGPGGPGGAGPFVGFQDIMDAFFGGAAGGSRGPRPRTRPGADAILRLELDLNETAFGVEAPITVDTAVLCTTCSGAGTAAGTHLATCEACGGRGEVQSVQRTFLGQVVSARPCTVCQGYGTTIPHPCPTCAGDGRVRTRRSLTVKIPAGVEDGMRIRLAQQGEVGPGGGTAGDLYVEIHERPHDVYSRKGDDLHCRVTVPMTAAALGTRLTIKTLDSEETVDVKSGTQPGSTLRLRARGVPHLRGTGRGDLYVHLDVRTPTKLDADQERMLRDFAKTRGEEVAELTKQGGFFSRMRDAFNGHA from the coding sequence GTGGCCAGGGACTACTACGGCATTCTCGGCGTGAGCCGGGACGCCTCCGACGACGAGATCAAGCGCGCCTACCGCAAGCTGGCGCGGCAGTTCCACCCGGACGTCAATCCGGACCCGGAGGCACAGGAGAAGTTCAAGGACATCAACGCCGCGTACGAGGTCCTCTCGGACGATCGGAAACGGCAGATCGTCGACCTGGGTGGCGACCCGCTCGCCCCGGGCGGCGGGGGCGCGGGTCCGGGTGGTCCGGGCGGCGCCGGCCCGTTCGTCGGCTTCCAGGACATCATGGACGCCTTCTTCGGCGGGGCGGCGGGCGGCAGCCGCGGCCCGCGGCCGCGTACCCGGCCGGGCGCCGACGCGATCCTGCGGCTGGAGCTGGACCTGAACGAGACGGCGTTCGGCGTCGAGGCGCCGATCACCGTCGACACCGCCGTGCTCTGCACCACCTGCTCCGGCGCGGGCACCGCGGCGGGCACCCACCTGGCCACCTGCGAGGCGTGCGGCGGCCGGGGCGAGGTGCAGTCGGTGCAGCGGACCTTCCTCGGCCAGGTGGTCTCGGCCCGGCCGTGCACGGTCTGCCAGGGCTACGGCACCACCATCCCGCACCCCTGCCCGACCTGCGCGGGCGACGGCCGGGTGCGCACCCGGCGCTCGCTCACCGTCAAGATCCCGGCGGGCGTCGAGGACGGCATGCGGATCCGGCTGGCCCAGCAGGGCGAGGTCGGTCCGGGCGGCGGCACCGCCGGCGACCTCTACGTGGAGATCCACGAGCGGCCGCACGACGTCTACTCCCGCAAGGGCGACGACCTGCACTGCCGGGTCACCGTGCCGATGACCGCGGCCGCGCTCGGCACCCGGCTGACCATCAAGACCCTGGACAGCGAGGAGACGGTCGACGTCAAGTCGGGCACCCAGCCGGGCAGCACCCTGCGGCTGCGCGCCCGGGGCGTACCGCACCTGCGCGGCACCGGCCGGGGCGACCTCTACGTCCACCTGGACGTGCGGACCCCGACCAAGCTCGACGCCGACCAGGAGCGGATGCTGCGCGACTTCGCCAAGACCCGCGGCGAGGAGGTCGCCGAGCTGACCAAGCAGGGCGGCTTCTTCTCCCGGATGCGCGACGCCTTCAACGGGCACGCCTGA
- the hemW gene encoding radical SAM family heme chaperone HemW, whose protein sequence is MPGVLPEGEPVPRDGALPAAARRSVGARGFGVYVHVPFCASRCGYCDFNTYTAAELGGGGSRETYADTVLAELALAGRVLGDTPPPRVDTVFVGGGTPTLLPADDLARILDGIDRTWGLAADAEVTTEANPETVTPESLKTLRAAGYTRISLGMQSAAPGVLAILDRQHSAGRATAAALEARDAGFEHVNLDLIYGTPGESAEDFAASLDQVVAAGVDHVSAYALIVEDGTRLAARMRRGELPYPSDDVAADRYLAAEAALAAAGFSWYEVSNWARSEAARCRHNLLYWTGADWWGLGPGAHSHVGGVRWWNVKHPTAYAQRLAAGESPGLAREVLTPDEAHMEDVMLRLRLADGLPLSGLDEAGRAGAERARAGGLLDAGAYAAGQAVLTLRGRLLADAVVRDLLP, encoded by the coding sequence ATGCCCGGCGTCCTTCCAGAAGGCGAACCCGTCCCGCGCGACGGGGCGCTGCCCGCTGCCGCCCGCCGCTCCGTCGGCGCGCGCGGCTTCGGCGTGTACGTGCACGTCCCGTTCTGCGCCAGCCGGTGCGGCTACTGCGACTTCAACACCTACACGGCCGCCGAGCTCGGCGGCGGTGGCAGCCGCGAGACGTACGCCGACACCGTGCTGGCCGAGCTGGCTCTCGCCGGCCGGGTGCTGGGCGACACCCCGCCGCCCCGGGTGGACACCGTCTTCGTCGGCGGCGGCACCCCCACCCTGCTGCCCGCCGACGACCTGGCCCGGATCCTCGACGGCATCGACCGCACCTGGGGGCTGGCGGCCGACGCCGAGGTGACCACCGAGGCCAACCCCGAGACGGTCACCCCGGAGTCGCTCAAGACGCTGCGGGCCGCCGGCTACACCCGGATCTCGCTGGGCATGCAGTCCGCGGCGCCCGGGGTGCTGGCGATCCTCGACCGGCAGCACAGCGCCGGCCGTGCCACCGCCGCGGCGCTGGAGGCGCGGGACGCCGGGTTCGAGCACGTGAACCTGGACCTGATCTACGGCACGCCGGGGGAGTCGGCCGAGGACTTCGCCGCCTCGCTGGACCAGGTGGTCGCGGCGGGGGTGGACCACGTCAGCGCGTACGCCCTCATCGTGGAGGACGGCACCCGGTTGGCCGCGCGGATGCGCCGCGGCGAGCTGCCGTACCCCAGTGACGACGTGGCGGCGGACCGCTACCTGGCCGCGGAGGCGGCCCTCGCGGCGGCCGGCTTCTCCTGGTACGAGGTCTCCAACTGGGCCCGCTCCGAGGCGGCCCGGTGCCGGCACAACCTGCTCTACTGGACCGGCGCCGACTGGTGGGGCCTCGGCCCGGGGGCGCACAGCCACGTCGGCGGGGTGCGCTGGTGGAACGTCAAGCACCCGACGGCGTACGCCCAGCGGCTGGCCGCCGGGGAGTCGCCCGGCCTGGCCCGGGAGGTGCTCACGCCGGACGAGGCGCACATGGAGGACGTGATGCTGCGGCTGCGGCTCGCCGACGGGCTGCCCCTGTCCGGGCTCGACGAGGCGGGCCGGGCGGGCGCCGAGCGGGCCCGGGCCGGCGGCCTGCTGGACGCCGGCGCGTACGCCGCCGGGCAGGCGGTGCTCACCCTGCGCGGCCGGCTGCTGGCCGACGCGGTCGTCCGCGACCTGCTGCCCTGA
- a CDS encoding GlsB/YeaQ/YmgE family stress response membrane protein, translating into MDLTVWGIITALVVGLIVGALGRLVVPGRQNMPMWLHMLIGVGAALLGTVLARALGIATETSGIDWMELLVQVVLAAIAVALVAGVGRRRSVSRY; encoded by the coding sequence GTGGACCTCACCGTCTGGGGCATCATCACCGCGCTCGTCGTTGGTCTGATCGTCGGCGCTCTGGGCCGCCTGGTCGTCCCGGGCCGTCAGAACATGCCGATGTGGCTGCACATGCTGATCGGCGTCGGCGCCGCGCTGCTGGGCACCGTCCTGGCCCGCGCGCTCGGCATCGCCACCGAGACCTCCGGCATCGACTGGATGGAGCTGCTGGTCCAGGTCGTGCTGGCCGCCATCGCCGTGGCCCTGGTGGCCGGCGTGGGTCGCCGTCGCAGCGTCTCGCGCTACTGA
- a CDS encoding carbohydrate ABC transporter permease: MTTLTEATGEAAARETPARRRRRVDRLPYLLLLPCLAIIAVLLLWPLGQVVMMSFYKLNSVRQLRGDREWPWVGLANYTQILGDPFFRTVLRNTVLFAVANVVLTMILGTLVGLLLNRLGRKMATFVASCVMLAWATPALTGTIVWKWIFDDTSGLATWLFNKLPDGLSTALFGRSDWTGYGWFNDPLLFFAILTLVVVWHSFPFIAVSVLAGLKSVPSELQEAARVDGAGPWRVFWSVTFPMLRPVFGILVVLSTIWDFKVFTQQFVLAGGTQDRSTFMLSIYSYAEAFSPPPKYGLGSAIAVILTLILLVVTGVYVRMVLRQEDES; encoded by the coding sequence GTGACCACGCTGACCGAGGCCACCGGCGAAGCCGCCGCGCGGGAGACCCCCGCGCGGCGGCGCCGTCGCGTGGACCGTCTCCCGTACCTGCTGCTCCTGCCGTGCCTGGCGATCATCGCGGTGCTGCTGCTCTGGCCGCTCGGCCAGGTCGTGATGATGTCCTTCTACAAGCTGAACAGCGTCCGGCAGCTGCGGGGGGACCGCGAGTGGCCGTGGGTGGGCCTGGCCAACTACACCCAGATCCTCGGTGACCCGTTCTTCCGTACGGTGCTGCGCAACACCGTGCTCTTCGCCGTGGCCAACGTGGTGCTCACCATGATCCTCGGCACCCTGGTCGGGCTGCTGCTCAACCGGCTCGGCCGGAAGATGGCCACGTTCGTGGCCAGCTGCGTGATGCTGGCCTGGGCCACGCCGGCGCTCACCGGCACCATCGTCTGGAAGTGGATCTTCGACGACACCAGCGGCCTGGCCACCTGGCTGTTCAACAAGCTCCCCGACGGGCTCTCCACGGCGCTGTTCGGGCGCAGTGACTGGACCGGCTACGGCTGGTTCAACGACCCGCTGCTGTTCTTCGCCATCCTGACCCTCGTGGTGGTCTGGCACTCGTTCCCGTTCATCGCGGTCAGCGTGCTGGCCGGCCTGAAGAGCGTGCCGAGCGAGCTCCAGGAGGCCGCCCGGGTGGACGGGGCCGGCCCGTGGCGCGTCTTCTGGTCGGTGACCTTCCCGATGCTGCGGCCGGTGTTCGGCATCCTCGTGGTGCTCTCCACGATCTGGGACTTCAAGGTCTTCACCCAGCAGTTCGTGCTGGCCGGCGGCACCCAGGACCGGTCGACGTTCATGCTGTCGATCTACTCCTACGCGGAGGCGTTCTCGCCACCGCCCAAGTACGGGCTGGGCTCGGCGATCGCCGTCATCCTCACCCTGATCCTGCTGGTGGTGACCGGCGTGTACGTCCGTATGGTGCTGCGGCAGGAGGACGAGTCGTGA
- the hrcA gene encoding heat-inducible transcriptional repressor HrcA: MGLDDRKLAVLRAIVEDYVATQEPVGSKALVERHQLGVSPATVRNDMAVLEEEGYIRQPHTSAGRVPTDRGYRLFVDRLSRVKPLSPAERRAIERFLVGAVDLDDVVHRTVRLLAQLTRQVAVVQYPSLARSKVRHLELVPISTTRLMVVMIADTGRVEQRLVEMPGPIPAEDVTHLRRLVNEKLVGSRLSDTPPLVQALVDESTPQLRPAMATLSTVLLETLVERHEERIALAGTANLTRGGLLDFQGSLRPILEALEEEVVLLKLIGETEPSTTRVLIGDENEIDNLRAASVVSTGYGPGSTIVGGLGVLGPTRMDYPGNIAMVRAVARYVGELLAQN, from the coding sequence ATGGGTCTCGACGACCGCAAGCTCGCCGTGCTGCGCGCGATCGTCGAGGACTACGTCGCCACGCAGGAGCCGGTCGGCAGCAAGGCCCTGGTCGAGCGCCACCAGCTGGGTGTCTCCCCGGCGACCGTCCGCAACGACATGGCGGTGCTGGAGGAGGAGGGCTACATCCGGCAGCCGCACACCAGTGCCGGCCGGGTGCCCACCGACCGCGGCTACCGGCTGTTCGTCGACCGGCTCTCCCGGGTCAAGCCGCTCAGCCCGGCCGAGCGCCGGGCGATCGAGCGCTTCCTGGTCGGCGCGGTCGACCTGGACGACGTGGTGCACCGCACCGTCCGGCTGCTGGCCCAGCTCACCCGGCAGGTCGCCGTCGTGCAGTACCCGAGCCTGGCCCGCTCCAAGGTGCGCCACCTGGAGCTGGTGCCGATCTCCACCACCCGGCTGATGGTCGTCATGATCGCTGACACCGGCCGGGTCGAGCAGCGGCTGGTCGAGATGCCCGGCCCGATCCCGGCCGAGGACGTCACCCACCTGCGCCGCCTGGTCAACGAAAAGCTCGTCGGCAGCCGGCTGTCCGACACCCCGCCGCTGGTGCAGGCCCTCGTCGACGAGTCCACCCCGCAGCTGCGCCCGGCCATGGCCACGCTCTCCACCGTGCTGCTGGAGACCCTCGTCGAACGGCACGAGGAGCGCATCGCGCTGGCCGGCACGGCCAACCTGACCCGGGGCGGCCTGCTCGACTTCCAGGGCTCGCTGCGCCCGATCCTCGAGGCGCTCGAGGAGGAGGTCGTGCTGCTCAAGCTGATCGGCGAGACCGAGCCGAGCACCACCCGGGTGCTCATCGGCGACGAGAACGAGATCGACAACCTGCGCGCCGCCTCGGTGGTCAGCACCGGGTACGGCCCGGGCAGCACGATCGTCGGTGGGCTCGGCGTGCTCGGGCCGACCCGGATGGACTACCCCGGCAATATCGCCATGGTGAGGGCCGTGGCACGCTACGTGGGCGAGTTGCTGGCCCAGAACTGA
- a CDS encoding sugar ABC transporter substrate-binding protein — protein sequence MNRWKRLAPVTAIVASAAMVLSGCGGSGDDDKAADNSKLTVWMMGEGGDAQTKFLDGVEAEFKKKHPETDVVVQYIPWLEAPKKFQAALAGGEGPDVTELGNTETQGWAAQEALADVTEKFNGWSEGKDILPDLVKNAQLDGKQYGVPWYAGVRAIYYRTDWFAEAGVKPPTTWDELVSVAKTVQAKKPGTYGIALPGNSELPFYSFLWAAGAEIATKDGDSWKSGYNTPEAQKAVKFWTDLVTVHKVAPPAAAAWNEVDARTQFATGKAAMAFAGSWQGGAMKKDNPDIEKVWGTFPIPGPDGKAAPAFAGGSDIALWKDSKRQALAWDYLTVLLSKQKDQEFASSLGFFPVYKDLVSGGNYANDKVMAAFATAMQNTKLTPLTPKWVEVSRTKTVTQAMNSSVIKGQKTVEKATADAATEMESILNAK from the coding sequence GTGAACAGGTGGAAGCGGCTGGCCCCGGTCACCGCCATCGTGGCCTCGGCCGCGATGGTGCTCTCCGGGTGCGGTGGCTCCGGCGACGACGACAAGGCCGCCGACAACAGCAAGCTGACGGTCTGGATGATGGGTGAGGGCGGCGACGCCCAGACCAAGTTCCTCGACGGCGTCGAGGCGGAGTTCAAGAAGAAGCACCCGGAGACCGACGTCGTGGTGCAGTACATCCCCTGGCTCGAGGCGCCGAAGAAGTTCCAGGCCGCGCTCGCCGGCGGGGAGGGACCCGACGTCACCGAGCTGGGCAACACCGAGACCCAGGGCTGGGCGGCGCAGGAGGCCCTCGCCGACGTCACGGAGAAGTTCAACGGCTGGTCCGAGGGCAAGGACATCCTTCCCGACCTGGTGAAGAACGCCCAGCTCGACGGCAAGCAGTACGGCGTGCCGTGGTACGCGGGCGTGCGGGCCATCTACTACCGCACCGACTGGTTCGCCGAGGCGGGCGTGAAGCCGCCGACGACCTGGGACGAGCTGGTCAGCGTCGCGAAGACAGTCCAGGCCAAGAAGCCGGGGACCTACGGCATCGCCCTGCCCGGCAACTCCGAGCTGCCGTTCTACTCGTTCCTCTGGGCGGCCGGCGCGGAGATCGCCACCAAGGACGGCGACAGCTGGAAGTCCGGCTACAACACGCCCGAGGCGCAGAAGGCCGTCAAGTTCTGGACCGACCTGGTGACCGTGCACAAGGTGGCCCCGCCGGCCGCCGCCGCCTGGAACGAGGTCGACGCCCGCACCCAGTTCGCCACCGGCAAGGCCGCCATGGCGTTCGCCGGTAGCTGGCAGGGCGGCGCCATGAAGAAGGACAACCCGGATATCGAGAAGGTGTGGGGCACGTTCCCCATCCCGGGTCCGGACGGCAAGGCGGCCCCGGCCTTCGCCGGCGGTTCCGACATCGCCCTCTGGAAGGACAGCAAGCGGCAGGCGCTGGCCTGGGACTACCTGACCGTCCTGCTCAGCAAGCAGAAGGACCAGGAGTTCGCCAGCAGCCTCGGCTTCTTCCCCGTCTACAAGGACCTGGTCAGCGGCGGCAACTACGCCAACGACAAGGTGATGGCCGCGTTCGCCACCGCCATGCAGAACACCAAGCTGACCCCCCTCACCCCGAAGTGGGTCGAGGTGAGCCGGACCAAGACGGTGACCCAGGCCATGAACAGCTCGGTCATCAAGGGCCAGAAGACGGTCGAGAAGGCCACCGCCGACGCGGCCACCGAGATGGAAAGCATCCTCAACGCCAAGTGA
- a CDS encoding DUF4870 domain-containing protein has product MTEPPRPPGAGDSGAPPPEPTPPSAPYGSSPAGEPPTAPLSGAPAGGGYPPPGGYAPPPGGQPPSGGYPPPGGYPPPGGGYPGGGSYGPPAGYANNDDKTWALVAHFGGAAGMFVGGGVLGWVAPLVALLARGNQSPTVRAHAIAALNFQLIWSIIAVVGWILACILIGFVIALGAMIIGIIFGILAGVKANEGQLYRYPMSASLIK; this is encoded by the coding sequence ATGACTGAACCTCCTCGCCCTCCCGGAGCGGGGGACTCCGGCGCACCGCCGCCGGAGCCGACCCCCCCGTCGGCACCGTACGGCTCGTCGCCGGCCGGCGAACCACCCACCGCACCACTGTCCGGGGCACCGGCGGGGGGCGGCTATCCCCCGCCCGGTGGCTATGCCCCGCCTCCCGGCGGACAGCCGCCGTCGGGCGGCTACCCACCCCCCGGCGGCTATCCCCCGCCGGGTGGCGGCTACCCGGGCGGCGGCTCCTACGGGCCGCCCGCCGGCTACGCCAACAACGACGACAAGACGTGGGCCCTGGTCGCGCACTTCGGCGGGGCGGCCGGGATGTTCGTCGGTGGCGGCGTGCTCGGCTGGGTGGCCCCGCTGGTCGCCCTGCTCGCCCGCGGCAACCAGTCGCCGACCGTCCGCGCGCACGCGATCGCCGCGCTGAACTTCCAGCTCATCTGGTCGATCATCGCGGTGGTCGGCTGGATTCTCGCCTGCATCCTGATCGGTTTCGTGATCGCTCTCGGCGCGATGATCATCGGCATCATCTTCGGCATCCTGGCCGGGGTGAAGGCCAACGAGGGCCAGCTCTACCGCTACCCGATGTCGGCCAGCCTGATCAAGTGA
- a CDS encoding GlsB/YeaQ/YmgE family stress response membrane protein, with protein MELTVWGIITALIVGLIVGALGRLVVPGRQNMPMWLHMLIGVGAALLGTIVARASGFADTAGIDWRELLLQVLFAAIAVALVAGVGRRRGVSRY; from the coding sequence GTGGAGCTCACCGTTTGGGGCATCATCACCGCGCTCATCGTTGGTCTGATCGTCGGCGCTCTGGGCCGCCTGGTCGTCCCGGGCCGTCAGAACATGCCGATGTGGCTGCACATGCTGATCGGCGTCGGCGCCGCGCTGCTGGGCACGATCGTCGCCCGGGCGTCCGGCTTCGCCGACACGGCCGGCATCGACTGGCGGGAGCTGCTGCTGCAGGTTCTGTTCGCCGCCATCGCCGTGGCCCTGGTGGCCGGCGTGGGTCGCCGCCGCGGCGTCTCGCGCTACTGA